CCGGTTAGGGATGGAAAGGGTACGGTTGAAAAACTGAAGACATTGGATTGCTGGAATATTGTCTTGGCGGAATGGAAACGGCTAAAGAAACTTTGGAATGGACCAGACATCCCAATTTTCATCTTTCCTTCTGACAAATACAATAACCAAATAAAAAGGGATTTCAAAGGAAAAGCAGGGGTAGCATTCAAAGATAAATTGTTTTTATTTCTACCTGAGGATATTGAAGTAAATGAAATGAAAGCGTTGCTGACTCATGAATATAACCATATTTGTGTACTCTCCAAAAACAACAGAAAAGATGATCAGTATACGCTTTTAGATTCTGTACTAATTGAAGGGCTTGCCGAAAGTGCGGTAAAAAGCGTAGTAGGAAAGGAATATACCTCTAGCTGGACTTCTTACTACACAGATAAAGAACTTGAAACCTTCCTAAACAATTTTATAATCCCGAATAAAGAGGTGAAAAAGAGCGAAAAGGATCATATGAAACTGCTATATGGAAAAGGATTTTACCCCAAAATGCTTGGTTATTGTGTGGGATATTACCTTATTCAGAAAATATTAAAAGAGAAGAAAATTACCTATCGAGCATTAATGTCAAAGAGCCTTTCTGAGATAGCAAAGCTATCATTTGAATAATTCTTTGAGGAATAGGAGAAAATTAACAAAAAACAAAAAATCTAGCAAAAAAAGCTAGTTTTTTTGTTTTTTTTTGTATATAATCAGTTTTTGTAGAAGATTGCTACAAGTTTTAATTAAAAAAATTTTTAGTTTATTTTCAAAATAAGCTTGAACTTGTAACGGAATTGTAATAATATACAAACAGACGATAATTATTTTCCGATAATTTAGTTTTTACAGTTAATTTTGAGTAAAAAGACTGAAGATTTTGTAATAAACAGCATGGAAAATCTATAATGGCAATCTTTGAATAGATTAATAGCTAGTAGTTTTGTAAATTTGTAATATAAAGATTAAGAATTAGTTAAATTTTTCTAGGTTCTCTATATTACATATTT
This window of the Sutcliffiella horikoshii genome carries:
- a CDS encoding DUF2268 domain-containing protein, translated to MSIIHTDRWLEEDYHQPLNISKKLLKYFEDVTAAELYDYLIMHGMYRPVRDGKGTVEKLKTLDCWNIVLAEWKRLKKLWNGPDIPIFIFPSDKYNNQIKRDFKGKAGVAFKDKLFLFLPEDIEVNEMKALLTHEYNHICVLSKNNRKDDQYTLLDSVLIEGLAESAVKSVVGKEYTSSWTSYYTDKELETFLNNFIIPNKEVKKSEKDHMKLLYGKGFYPKMLGYCVGYYLIQKILKEKKITYRALMSKSLSEIAKLSFE